Proteins from a single region of Corynebacterium casei LMG S-19264:
- a CDS encoding FecCD family ABC transporter permease codes for MKDSKNTDFGYSSLTVRNKLFSFRIPMRILAVSLILVILGTFAATVAITLGDFPISLGQVVQAIVGVGEEFHLLIVREWRLPVASAAVVFGALLGLGGAIFQSLTRNPLGSPDIIGFDAGSYTAVVLLILVFGNMQYWSIAGVSILGGIITAFVVYLLSWRKGVQGFRLIVVGIGVSAMLTSLNSYIITRADVDDAMVVGIWAAGSITRVTWASLIPSVAIAVIIFILAVLLARSLQHMEMGDDTALTHGFRVGPARLALIVVGVSTTALVTAAAGPIGFVALAAPQLARRLTSSPGVSLWPSAAMGAALLSIAHLLSLVIAAFYRPIPVGLITVSIGGCYMIWLLVREARRHYGRIG; via the coding sequence TCTCTTTCAGAATCCCGATGCGGATTCTGGCGGTGTCACTCATCCTGGTCATACTCGGCACCTTTGCCGCCACCGTGGCCATCACCTTGGGCGATTTCCCGATTTCCTTGGGCCAGGTAGTCCAAGCCATCGTTGGCGTGGGCGAGGAATTCCACCTGTTGATTGTCCGCGAATGGCGCCTGCCGGTTGCCAGCGCCGCGGTGGTATTCGGTGCGCTTTTGGGATTGGGCGGAGCCATCTTCCAGTCGCTGACGCGTAACCCTTTGGGTTCCCCGGACATCATCGGCTTTGATGCTGGTTCCTACACCGCTGTTGTGTTGCTCATCCTGGTCTTCGGCAACATGCAGTACTGGTCCATCGCAGGTGTGTCCATTCTTGGCGGCATCATCACCGCTTTCGTTGTCTACCTTTTGTCCTGGCGCAAAGGCGTACAGGGCTTCCGCCTCATCGTGGTCGGTATTGGTGTCTCCGCCATGCTGACGTCATTGAATTCCTACATCATCACCCGCGCTGACGTGGATGACGCCATGGTTGTTGGCATTTGGGCAGCCGGTTCTATTACACGCGTGACCTGGGCATCGCTTATCCCAAGCGTGGCAATTGCTGTGATCATCTTTATCCTGGCGGTGCTGCTAGCGCGCTCATTGCAGCACATGGAAATGGGCGATGACACTGCATTGACCCATGGTTTCCGCGTTGGCCCAGCCCGACTGGCGCTGATTGTGGTGGGTGTTTCCACCACCGCGCTGGTCACCGCGGCAGCTGGTCCGATTGGTTTTGTTGCCCTGGCTGCACCGCAGTTGGCGCGACGTTTGACCAGCTCACCGGGTGTGAGCCTGTGGCCATCGGCAGCAATGGGCGCAGCCCTGCTGTCTATCGCGCACTTGCTCTCCTTGGTCATTGCCGCCTTCTATCGTCCCATCCCAGTTGGTCTGATCACCGTGTCTATCGGTGGTTGCTACATGATCTGGCTGCTGGTGAGAGAAGCCCGCCGCCACTATGGCCGTATCGGTTAA